The genomic DNA TTTCTTGATTTGGCTGCTGATGCAGGGGCCAAGCCTCGTGAAGATGCTAGTAAGTACGTTGTTTCCTATCTGGGTTTCTGCTTCTTTcccaaatcaagaaaatttcagggCTTGGCTCGTTTCTTCTTAGGGTTTTGCTGCAATCCATTGAGGTCTGCATTCAATTTCCTTGTTCGGTTTCTGCAAATTTTCGGTGATGAACGTTTACCAATCATGGATGGTTGAAGGGGAACACATACAACGTtgaattttctctcttttcctttgaaGTTTACGCACTCAATTTTCCAGTACGATCACTATGGATATCATAGTTTGGTAGCACTTTATGCTGTGGATCTCTTCTCTTTTTCCACTGATTTATAAATGCAGTTTTCAGATAGTAAATTCAATGGCTTCTGTTTCAGTGATTAGTTGTTTCTCGTACTTAATTTGTTTGCGTCTGTTCATTTATTCCTTGTTTGGGATTTCGAACTAATTGACTCTGGAAAAATTGGGTTGTAAAAATCAGCTACTGGAAAAAAATTCTTCTATATGTCAAAGCTACTACGTTCTTCATTGTATTAGCATTTTCTCAATAGTTACTACTGTAAATATTTTGAGCCCTCTTAATTATCTGCCATTGTTCATCCTGATACGAATTCAATGCATTTGTGCCGTACGGCCTTTTCGAATGTTTATGAGAATTTGCAGCTTGCCTATTTTGATTGGCTTCAGCTATATTTACTGTTAATTTTCATGTGTTTGTGCCtctatatatgttgtgtgcatCTTTGTCTTTATTTCTCCCCATCTTATCCATctatattcaaattttttacttGCTATGAATTCCAACTTGGTGGTAAATAAAACATTGTTAATTTCTATATTCAATCTATTTGGGCTTGTATTTTATCCTGCAATTTTACTTTCTCTGGGCTTATTCCTTTTGTGTTCTACTTTTTCTTCCCCCTTGATTTGttctttgaatttattttccttctttatttattttctattattcttGTATACATGCACGTGGAGCAAATGAGCATGCAGCGACTTGTTGATTTAAGAATCTAATTCTGATATTTCCCGAGTAATTTGgcaatgtcttttttttttttttttgtaagtagtTTGACAATGTCGTTGAAAAGGATATTGTTCGAATATCCTTTTCAACAATGTCGTTGAAAAGGATATTCGAACAATATAGGCAGTTGGCCCTGTCTTTTTCTTGTCGCATTCTCTAAATATGTTAGTTTCATTAGTATGTCATATTTGTTGAAACTTGTCTAAGATTTTTGTGTCCTTATCGAAAAAGTTTTTATTGTCGTTTCCTTGTTTTTTCAGGTGCTTTTGCTCTTGCTTCTCCCATTGAGCAATGCTGACAAAATTGTTAGCGAAGGGAGTGAGAGACAGTGCAAGTATAAGCCAGAACTAGAAAACAGACCACATAGTGTGTCTGTTGTAGAGTTTGGTGCCATTGGGGATGGAAAAACATTGAACACTGTTGCCTTCCAGAATGCAATTTTCTATGCCAAATCCTTTGCTGACAAGGGTGGTGCTCAGTTGTATGTGCCACCAGGAAGATGGCTTACTCAAAGCTTTAATCTTACCAGCCACCTCACGCTCTTTCTGGCAAAGGGTGCCATCATTCTTGGCTCTAAGGTTTCATTCTATTCTTCCCATTTATTCCTCCATTTCCTTCTTGTCTTTTATTCCTATCCTTCATTGTACAAAAAAATAGAAGTGGCATAGAGAATGaactaatgtatttttatgagCCTCTGATTTTCACATGTTTTTTGTTCAATTAGGATATATCTCACTGGCAAATCGATGAACCCCTTCCTTCATATGGTCGAGGACTTGAACTTCCAGGAGGAAGGTATAGAAGCTTAATAAATGGATATAAGTTGCAAGATGTGATAATAACAGGTACCGCTGCCCTGACTTAACGTTGTCAAATTCAGTGACTGAATACTTTACTTTTCAAAGAGGTTTCTTTTTGTATCTCACTTTGCACTTCATCACTAGGTGACAATGGAACCATTGATGGACAGGGCTTGGTTTGGTGGGACTATTTCACCTCACATTCCTTAAATTATAGCCGTCCCCATCTTGTTGAATTTATTGGTTCCAAGGATATTGTGGTGTCAAACCTTACTTTCCTGAATGCTCCTGCATTTAATATTCATCCAGTATATTGCAGGTGAGTTGATTGAGATTTTCATAATCTGTCATATGGATATATTTAAGTGTTAGGTTATATGTTAATGAGTGTAACGATTTCATCACTATAATCCTATTTTATGCAGCAATCTGCTAGTTCAGAACGTTTCTGTCTATGCTCCACCCAAATCACCTTACACTGTTGGCATTGTCCCAGGTATACACAATGATCTATCGCATTGATTTTATACCTTGTTTaaatttgtgaagaattatGTCAGGAAATAATTTCCCTATTATGTGCCTTCTGTGTAATCGGGGGCCTAAACTGATGTCTTTAAATTCTTTTCCCTGTTTAGTTTTGAGTGGTGATTGTTGTCAAGGTATTCAATGTGACTTCTATATTTATGCGAAACAAATTGGTAACCTGATTTTGCTTGAATTATGATCCAACTTCTGTTTTGTGGTTGTATTCCTGTGCTATAGTTCTAGGGGTTCTTCATCCACACAAGTATAGCGAGTCTTTAGTCGAATAACATCCTCGTAGCAACTCAGTTTTCTTTATGCATTGATATTATCATCTAACACATATTGGCGTCTGAGAAATCTGACTGGTTAGTGCTACATTATCCCCTGGTCAATTTCTGTATTTGAGAAATTGATAGACAAAAAACACTTTTCATCTGTGCTGCTCTACTAATCTTCTATgtataaatgaaaaatcaagCTGTGGagaattctacttcatatgACAAGTTTGTTGTTTCAGATTCTTCAGATAAAGTATGCATAGAGAACTGCGACATCAGTGTAGGTTACGATGCCATTGCACTCAAAAGCGGCTGGGATGAGTATGGGATCGCCTATGGCAGACCCACAACAAGCGTGCACATCAAACATGTCCACCTACAAGCATACTCCGGTGCTGCTCTTGCCTTTGGAAGTGAGATGTCTGGCGGCATTTCAAATGTCCTCGTGGAGCACCTCCACCTCTACGAGTCACTCTGTGGGATCGAGTTCAGAACAACAAAAGGTAGAGGGGGATACATCGAAGAGATCATTATATCCAACGTTGAGATGAAAACTGTGCGTGTAGCATTTGGTGCAACGGGTCAAATTCGCTCTCATCCAGACGACCACTTTGATCCATCTGCGCTCCCAGTTTTGCGCCAGATCACCCTGCAGAATGTTGTCGGCACAAGCATCGGCC from Diospyros lotus cultivar Yz01 chromosome 4, ASM1463336v1, whole genome shotgun sequence includes the following:
- the LOC127800504 gene encoding probable polygalacturonase gives rise to the protein MQGPSLVKMLVLLLLLLPLSNADKIVSEGSERQCKYKPELENRPHSVSVVEFGAIGDGKTLNTVAFQNAIFYAKSFADKGGAQLYVPPGRWLTQSFNLTSHLTLFLAKGAIILGSKDISHWQIDEPLPSYGRGLELPGGRYRSLINGYKLQDVIITGDNGTIDGQGLVWWDYFTSHSLNYSRPHLVEFIGSKDIVVSNLTFLNAPAFNIHPVYCSNLLVQNVSVYAPPKSPYTVGIVPDSSDKVCIENCDISVGYDAIALKSGWDEYGIAYGRPTTSVHIKHVHLQAYSGAALAFGSEMSGGISNVLVEHLHLYESLCGIEFRTTKGRGGYIEEIIISNVEMKTVRVAFGATGQIRSHPDDHFDPSALPVLRQITLQNVVGTSIGLAGYFTGIQESPFTSICLSNISLGINSCSPTCWICTNVLGSSRFVFPEPCPDLGSSFPNSSLACFSRLNPDSGTAASAL